One Cucurbita pepo subsp. pepo cultivar mu-cu-16 chromosome LG09, ASM280686v2, whole genome shotgun sequence DNA window includes the following coding sequences:
- the LOC111802063 gene encoding MADS-box protein EJ2-like isoform X2: MGRGRVELKRIENKINRQVTFAKRRNGLLKKAYELSVLCDAEVALIIFSNRGKLFEFSGGSSMTKTLEKYRRCSYDIRDGARHLNNNGPQSFDDYLNLKATVEFMQQSQRNLLGEDLGPLNAKELEQLEHQLETSLERIRSTKTRTLMDQLAELQRKEHMLVEDNRSLRKKLEESSAQVAAASAAWGWEGGAGGHSMDYSSRIASQSDAFFYPITQPIPTLQIGYNSVGSVGLSNNNTHNNNTNAGAPPQNGNGFQLGWML; encoded by the exons ATGGGGAGAGGGAGAGTTGAGTTGAAGCGAATTGAGAACAAAATTAACAGGCAGGTTACTTTTGCCAAGAGAAGAAATGGGTTGCTCAAGAAAGCTTATGAACTCTCCGTTCTTTGTGATGCTGAAGTTGCTCTCATCATCTTCTCTAATCGTGGCAAgctctttgagttttctgGTGGCTCTAG CATGACTAAGACGCTCGAGAAGTATCGAAGGTGTAGTTATGACATACGGGATGGTGCCCGCCACCTAAATAACAATGGG CCACAGAGCTTTGATGATTACTTGAACCTAAAAGCCACAGTTGAATTCATGCAGCAATCTCAGAG AAACCTTTTGGGGGAAGATTTAGGACCGCTGAATGCCAAGGAACTTGAGCAACTTGAGCATCAATTGGAGACATCCTTGGAGCGCATTAGATCCACAAAG ACACGAACCCTAATGGACCAGCTTGCAGAACTTCAACGCAAG GAGCATATGCTTGTTGAAGACAACCGAAGTTTAAGAAAGAAG CTGGAAGAAAGCAGCGCGCAAGTAGCGGCAGCCTCCGCGGCGTGGGGCTGGGAAGGCGGCGCGGGAGGACACAGCATGGACTATTCCAGCCGCATTGCTTCACAATCAGACGCCTTTTTCTACCCCATAACCCAACCCATTCCCACTTTACAAATtgg GTACAATTCTGTTGGCTCAGTTGGattgagtaataataatactcataataataatactaatgcTGGAGCTCCACCCCAAAATGGCAATGGATTTCAGCTTGGATGGATGCTTTAA
- the LOC111802063 gene encoding MADS-box protein EJ2-like isoform X1, translating to MGRGRVELKRIENKINRQVTFAKRRNGLLKKAYELSVLCDAEVALIIFSNRGKLFEFSGGSSMTKTLEKYRRCSYDIRDGARHLNNNGQPQSFDDYLNLKATVEFMQQSQRNLLGEDLGPLNAKELEQLEHQLETSLERIRSTKTRTLMDQLAELQRKEHMLVEDNRSLRKKLEESSAQVAAASAAWGWEGGAGGHSMDYSSRIASQSDAFFYPITQPIPTLQIGYNSVGSVGLSNNNTHNNNTNAGAPPQNGNGFQLGWML from the exons ATGGGGAGAGGGAGAGTTGAGTTGAAGCGAATTGAGAACAAAATTAACAGGCAGGTTACTTTTGCCAAGAGAAGAAATGGGTTGCTCAAGAAAGCTTATGAACTCTCCGTTCTTTGTGATGCTGAAGTTGCTCTCATCATCTTCTCTAATCGTGGCAAgctctttgagttttctgGTGGCTCTAG CATGACTAAGACGCTCGAGAAGTATCGAAGGTGTAGTTATGACATACGGGATGGTGCCCGCCACCTAAATAACAATGGG CAGCCACAGAGCTTTGATGATTACTTGAACCTAAAAGCCACAGTTGAATTCATGCAGCAATCTCAGAG AAACCTTTTGGGGGAAGATTTAGGACCGCTGAATGCCAAGGAACTTGAGCAACTTGAGCATCAATTGGAGACATCCTTGGAGCGCATTAGATCCACAAAG ACACGAACCCTAATGGACCAGCTTGCAGAACTTCAACGCAAG GAGCATATGCTTGTTGAAGACAACCGAAGTTTAAGAAAGAAG CTGGAAGAAAGCAGCGCGCAAGTAGCGGCAGCCTCCGCGGCGTGGGGCTGGGAAGGCGGCGCGGGAGGACACAGCATGGACTATTCCAGCCGCATTGCTTCACAATCAGACGCCTTTTTCTACCCCATAACCCAACCCATTCCCACTTTACAAATtgg GTACAATTCTGTTGGCTCAGTTGGattgagtaataataatactcataataataatactaatgcTGGAGCTCCACCCCAAAATGGCAATGGATTTCAGCTTGGATGGATGCTTTAA